DNA from Oncorhynchus masou masou isolate Uvic2021 unplaced genomic scaffold, UVic_Omas_1.1 unplaced_scaffold_8954, whole genome shotgun sequence:
ctgttactgtcagggttaatgtaacagagactgttactgtcagggttaatgggctaccagactgttactgtcagggttaaatGAGCTccgagactgttactgtcagggttaatgagctccagactgttactgtcagggttaatgtaacagagactgttactgtcagggttaatgtaacagagactgttactgtcagggttaatgtaacagagactgttactgtcagggttaatgtaacagagactgttactgtcagggttaatgagctccagactgttactgtcagggttaatgtaacagagactgttactgtcagggttaatgtaacagagactgttactgtcagggttaatgagctccagactgttactgtcagggttaatgtaacagagactgttactgtcagggttaatgtaacagagactgttactgtcagggttaatgtaacagagactgttactgtcagggttaatgagctccagactgttactgtcagggttaatgtaacagagactgttactgtcagggttaatgtaacagagactgttactgtcagggttaatgtaacagagactgttactgtcagggttaatgagctccagactgttactgtcagggttaatgtaacagagactgttactgtcagggttaatgtaacagagactgttactgtcagggttaatgtactccagactgttactgtcagggttaatgtaacagagactgttactgtcagggttaatgtaacagagactgttactgtcagggttaatgtaacagagactgttactgtcagggttaatgtaacagagactgttactgtcagggttaatgtaacagagactgttactgtcagggttaatgtaacagagactgttactgtcagggttaatgtaacagagactgttactgtcagggttaatgtaacagagactgttactgtcagggttaatgtaacagagactgttactgtcagggttaatgtaacagagaatgttactgtcagggttaatgtgctccagactgttactgtcagggttaatgtaacagagactgttactgtcagggttaatgtaacagagactgttactgtcagggttaatgtaacagagactgttactgtcagggttaatgtaacagagactgttactgtcagggttaatgtaacagagactgttactgtcagggttaatgtaacagagactgttactgtcagggttaatgtaacagagactgttactgtcagggttaatgtaacagagactgttactgtcagggttaatgtaacagagactgttactgtcagggttaatgtaacagagactgttactgtcagggttaatgtaacagagactgttactgtcagggttaatgtagctccagactgttactgtcagggttaatgtaacagagactgttactgtcagggttaatgagctcacagactgttactgtcagggttaatgtaacagagactgttactgtcagggttaatgtaacagagactgttactgtcagggttaatgtaacagagactgttactgtcagggttaatgtaacagagactgttactgtcagggttaatgtaacagagactgttactgtcagggttaatgagctccagactgttactgtcagggttaatgtaacagagactgttactgtcagggttaatgtaacagagactgttactgtcagggttaatgtaacagagactgttactgtcagggttaatgtaacacgagactgttactgtcagggttaatgtaacagagactgttactgtcagggttaatgtaactagagactgttactgtcagggttaatgtaacagagactgttactgtcagggttaatgtaacacgagactgttactgtcagggttaatgtaacagagactgttactgtcagggttaatgtaacagagactgttactgtcagggttaatgagctccagactgttactgtcagggttaatgtaacagagactgttactgtcagggttaatgtaacagagactgttactgtcagggttaatgtaacagagactgttactgtcagggttaatgtaacagagactgttactgtcagggttaatgtaactcgagactgttactgtcagggttaatgtaacagagactgttactgtcagggttaatgtaacagagactgttactgtcagggttaatgtaacagagactgttactgtcagggttaatgtaacagagactgttactgtcagggttaatgagctccagactgttactgtcagggttaatgagctccagactgttactgtcagggttaatgtaacagagactgttactgtcagggttaatgtaacagagactgttactgtcagggttaatgtaacagagactgttactgtcagggttaatgtaacagagactgttactgtcagggttaatgtaacagagactgttactgtcagggttaatgtaacagagactgttactgtcagggttaatgtagctccagactgttactgtcagggttaatgagctccagactgttactgtcagggttaatgtaacagagactgttactgtcagggttaatgtaacagagactgttactgtcagggttaatgtaacagagactgttactgtcagggttaatgtagctcgagactgttactgtcagggttaatgtagctcagactgttactgtcagggttaatgtaacagagactgttactgtcagggttaatgtaacagagactgttactgtcagggttaatgtagcagagactgttactgtcagggttaatgtacagagctgttactgtcagggttaatgaacagagactgttactgtcagggttaatgtaacagagactgttactgtcagggttaatgtaacagagactgttactgtcagggttaatgtaactccagactgttactgtcagggttaatgtaacagagactgttactgtcagggttaatgtaacagagactgttactgtcagggttaatgtaacagagactgttactgtcagggttaatgagctcgagactgttactgtcagggttaatgtaacagagactgttactgtcagggttaatgagctccagactgttactgtcagggttaatgtaacagagactgttactgtcagggttaatgtaacagagactgttactgtcagggttagtgtaacagagactgttactggtcagggttaatgtaacagagactgttactgtcagggttaatgagctcagactgttactgtcagggttaatgtaacagagactgttactgtcagggttaatgtaacagagactgttactgtcagggttaatgagctccagactgttactgtcagggttaatgtaacacagactgttactgtcagggttaatgtaacagagactgttactgtcagggttaatgagctccagactgttactgtcagggttaatgtaacagagactgttactgtcagggttaatgagctccagactgttactgtcagggttaatgtaaccgagactgttactgtcagggttaatgtaacagagactgttactgtcagggttaatgtaacagagactgttactgtcagggttaatgtaacagagactgttactgtcagggttaatgtaacagagactgttactgtcagggttaatgtaacagagactgttactgtcagggttaatgagctccagactgttactgtcagggttaatgtaacagagactgttactgtcagggttaatgtaacagagactgttactgtcagggttaatgtaacagagactgttactgtcagggttaatgtaacagagactgttactgtcagggttaatgtaacagagactgttactgtcagggttaatgtaacagagactgttactgtcagggttaatgagctccagactgttactgtcagggttaatgtaacagagactgttactgtcagggttaatgtaacagagactgttactgtcagggttaatgtaacagagactgttactgtcagggttaatgtaacagagactgttactgtcagggttaatgtaacagagactgttactgtcagggttaatgtaacagagactgttactgtcagggttaatgagctccagactgttactgtcagggttaatgtaacagagactgttactgtcagggttaatgtaacagagactgttactgtcagggttaatgtagctccagactgttactgtcagggttaatgtagctcagactgttactgtcagggttaatgtaacagagactgttactgtcagggttaatgtaacagagactgttactgtcagggttaatgtagctacagactgttactgtcagggttaatgtaacagagactgttactgtcagggttaatgtaacagagactgttactgtcagggttaatgtaacagagactgttactgtcagggttaatgtaacagcagactgttactgtcagggttaatgtaacagagactgttactgtcagggttaatgtaacagagactgttactgtcagggttaatgtaacagagactgttactgtcagggttaatgtaacagagactgttactgtcagggttaatgtaacagagactgttactgtcagggttaatgtaacagagactgttactgtcagggttaatgtaacagagactgttactgtcagggttaatgtaacagagactgttactgtcagggttaatgtaacagagactgttactgtcagggttaatgtaacagagactgttactgtcagggttaatgtaacagagactgttactgtcagggttaatgagctccagactgttactgtcagggttaatgtaacagagactgttactgtcagggttaatgtaacagagactgttactgtcagggttaatgtaacagagactgttactgtcagggttaatgtaacagagactgttactgtcagggttaatgtaacagagactgttactgtcagggttaatgtaactagagactgttactgtcagggttaatgtaacagagactgttactgtcagggttaatgtaacagagactgttactgtcagggttaatgtaacagagactgttactgtcagggttaataaCAGAGACTGTTgcactgtcagggttaatgagctccagactgttactgtcaaggttaatgagctccagactggcctgtcagggttaatgagctccagactgttactgtcaggattcaatgtaacagagactgttgcTGTCAggggttaatgagctccagactgttgctgtcagggttaatgtaacagagactgttactgtcagggttaatgtaacagagactgttactgtcaagTTAATGAgctcagactgttactgtcagggttaatgtaacgagactgttactgtcagaagttaatgagctccagactgttactgtcagggttaatgtaacagagactgttactgtcagggttaatgtaacagagactgttactgtcagggttaatgtaacagagactgttactgtcagggttaatgagctccagactgttactgtcagggtttgtaacagagactgttactgtcagggttaatgtaacagagactgttactgtcagggttaatgtaacagagactgttactgtcagggttaatgtaacagagactgttactgtcagggttaatgtaacagagactgttactgtgggaactgttactgtcagggttaatgtaacagagactgttactgtcagggttaatgtaacagagactgttactaccagttaatgagctccagactgttactgtcagggttaatgaagCTCattgttactgtcagggttaatgtaacagagactgttaccgtcagggttaatgtaacagaaggctgttactgtcagggttaatgtaacagagactgttactgtcagggttaatgtaacagagactgttactgtcagggttaatgtaacagagactgttactgtcagggttaatgagctcagactgttactgtcggggttaatgtaacagagactgttactgtcagggttaatgtaacagagactgttactgtcagggttaatgtaacagagactgttactgtcagttaataggctccagactgttactgtcgggttaatgtaacagagactgttactgtcagggttaatgtaaccaGAGACTGACACTGTCGGgagttaatgtaacagagactgttactgtcagggttaatgtaacagagactgttactgtcagggttaatgtagagactgttactgtcagggttaatgtaacagagactgttactgtcagggttaatgagctccagactgttactgtcagggttaatgtaacagagactgttactgtcagggttaatgtaacagagactgttactgtcagggttaatgtaacagagactgttactgtcagggttaatgtaacagagactgttactgtcagggttaatgtaacagagactgttactgtcagggttaatgagctccagactgttactgtcagggttaatgagctccagactgttactgtcagggttaatgtaacagagactgttactgtcagggttaatgtaacagagactgttactggcTGTCAACTACAGCTGCTGCGGTCATCATCTCTGATCTCAACCttcaccacaacacaacactgtcatcctccctcatcctgtctgtgtgtgtgtgtgagatattcATGTGACAGTACATGGCTAACCAGTACTTTGTAAAAAAACACTTTGGTTTTCCTACTCCAAGATCTCTTGAAATATGCTGATTTCTTAGTAGAATTGATAGGTGGAtggtcatttatttatttatgaattATGTTCAGGCACACTGTAAGTGGTTGGGCAACATTTATTTAACAAAGGAAACGGACGAACCTGAGCTAGAATACCTTTACAAAAGGATAACTTTTAACATCTATAGACGGAGAACGGAAATAGTTGTTATCGACTTGCATTGTTTTCTTCTAttgtaaaaaaatgaaaaataaatgaaataaaaataaataagaaataaaaaataCTTGTCACAGGGGCGGTTCCTCCTGCAGGCGGAGCCTTTAAACTGCTTCACTAatcactattctctctctctctctctctctctctctctgtctctctctctgtctctctctctctctctctctctctctctctctctctctctctctctctctctctgtctctctctctctctctctctctctctctctctctctctctgtctctctctctctctgcctctctctctctctctgtgtctctctgtctctctctctctctgcctctctctctctctctctctctgcctctctctctctctctgtgtctctctgtctctctctctctctgcctctctctctcctctgcctctctcactctctctgcctctctctctctctctgcctctctctctctctgcctctctctctctgcctctctctctctctctgcctctctctctcgctctgtctctctctctctgcctctctctctctctctctctcctatttcatctctctctctctgcctctctctctctctgtctctctctctctctgtctctctctctcctctaggaatgatcctgttttgtttgttcttttGTGAAAACTATCAGTTAGTTAAACAAGAGTCATGGGGTCAGACAGGACCTCAGTTTCCCCAAAACCACAGGTCATGGGGTCAGATAGGACCTCGGTTCCCCCAAAACCACAGGTCATGGGGTCAGACAGGACCTCGAACAGTTCAAGTAAGACACAGTGATGTAGTCGAGTCACTAACCCGCCAGTCTCAAGTCCCTGGCGATGAGTCCAAGTCTGAGTCGCCACTGGCCCCGAGACCTGATCCCAGAGCAGTAGTTAGAGGCTTCAGTATCCTCCCAGCACCACCCCAACCTAGCCCCCCCCTCCCAAAAGGTTCAGAGGTTCAGAGGTCAAAACACCACGCAGCTGTTGATATCAAACATCCGCGGGCGCGTCCGTTTCCTGGCCTGGTTCACCGCTGTCCTCACCGCACACTCGAACACTTGCTGCACGCCGCGGTTGCTTAGCGACGAGCACTCCAGGTATCCCTTGGCCCGTATGTCCTGAGCGAGGCGTTTGCCCTCGGCGGCGGAGGAGCAGGAGGCGCTGTGAGGCCCGGAGTCACGCTGGTCCGTCTGGGTGGCCACCACCAGCACCGGGACACGGGGAAGGTTGTCACGCACCTACAATGAcgttaaaatgtttttaaaacaaCCATTTTGTTATTGTCAAATAGTTTTAAACGTGTGTTTTGATACAGGATATATGAAGCCAGAGTTgggctcaattccatttcaactcaGGAAGTGAACTGAAATCCACTGCTtctcaatgagagagagagagagagagagagagagagacagagagagacagagacagacagagagagagacagagacagaggagagagagacagagagaggagagagagagagagagagagagagagagagagcagagagagacagagagagagacagagaagagagagagagagagagagagagagagagagacagagagagagacagagagagacagagagagacagagagagagagagacagagagaggagagagagagagagagagagagagagacagagagagagacagagagagacagagagagacagagagagagagagacagagagaggagagagagagagagagagagagacagagagagagacagagagagacagagagagacagagggaggagagaggaggagagagagagagagacagagagagagagggaggagagagacagagagagagagagagagggaggagagaggagagagagagagagagacagagaaagagagagaggagagagagacagagagagagagagagacagagagagagagagaggagagagagagacagagagagagagagagagagagagagagacacagagagagagagagagagagagacagacagagagagagagagagagagagagagagagagagagagagagagagagagagagagagagacagagagagagacagagagagagagagagagaggagagagagagacagagagagagagagagatgagacagagagagagagagagagaagagacagagagagagagaga
Protein-coding regions in this window:
- the LOC135538035 gene encoding rho-related GTP-binding protein RhoH-like, translating into MSYQQADVVLICYSVANAASLASVKHKWLVEVRDNLPRVPVLVVATQTDQRDSGPHSASCSSAAEGKRLAQDIRAKGYLECSSLSNRGVQQVFECAVRTAVNQARKRTRPRMFDINSCVVF